Proteins encoded by one window of Benincasa hispida cultivar B227 unplaced genomic scaffold, ASM972705v1 Contig179, whole genome shotgun sequence:
- the LOC120069023 gene encoding naringenin,2-oxoglutarate 3-dioxygenase, giving the protein MASSTTLTALADQPILPPDFVRHHDDRPRVPYNHFSDEIPIISLAGIDGDRRAEICRTIVEACEDWGIFQVVDHGVDSEIVSDMTRLARDFFARPPEEKLRFDMSGGKKGGFIVSSHLKGEVFKDWREIVTYFTYPIKNRDYSLWPDKPEGWAAKTAEYSDKLMGLACKLLEVLSEAMGLEKEALKKACVDMDQKIVVNFYPKCPEPDLTLGLKRHTDPGTITLLLQDKVGGLQATKDGGRTWITVQPVEGAFVVNLGDHGHYLSNGRFKNADHQAVVNSNTSRLSIATFQNPSQEAIVYPLKIKDGEKPILEKPITFTEMYQMKMSKDIELAGLKKKAQEQQAQEFLR; this is encoded by the exons ATGGCTTCTTCCACCACTCTCACTGCTCTTGCCGACCAGCCAATTCTGCCGCCCGATTTCGTCCGCCACCACGACGACCGTCCCAGAGTCCCTTACAACCATTTCAGCGATGAAATTCCTATCATCTCCCTTGCCGGAATCGACGGCGATCGCAGGGCCGAGATTTGCCGGACCATCGTCGAAGCCTGCGAGGACTGGGGGATATTCCAGGTCGTCGACCATGGCGTCGACTCCGAGATTGTTTCTGATATGACTCGTCTCGCTCGCGATTTCTTTGCCCGTCCGCCGGAGGAGAAACTCCGTTTCGACATGTCCGGCGGTAAGAAAGGCGGATTCATCGTCTCTAGTCATCTCAAG GGAGAAGTCTTTAAAGATTGGCGTGAGATAGTAACCTACTTTACATACCCAATAAAAAACCGAGACTACTCTCTCTGGCCGGACAAGCCGGAGGGGTGGGCGGCAAAGACGGCGGAGTACAGCGACAAGTTGATGGGGCTGGCTTGTAAGCTTTTGGAGGTTTTATCAGAAGCCATGGGTTTGGAAAAGGAGGCCTTAAAGAAGGCTTGTGTAGACATGGACCAGAAGATTGTCGTAAATTTCTATCCCAAATGTCCTGAGCCAGACCTCACTTTAGGGCTAAAACGCCACACTGATCCTGGAACCATAACGTTGCTGTTGCAGGACAAGGTCGGTGGCCTTCAGGCCACCAAGGACGGTGGCCGGACCTGGATCACCGTCCAGCCCGTCGAAGGTGCCTTCGTCGTCAACTTGGGAGACCATGGCCAT TACCTTAGCAATGGGAGGTTCAAGAATGCTGATCACCAGGCAGTAGTGAACTCAAACACAAGCAGGCTATCAATAGCCACATTTCAAAACCCTTCACAAGAAGCCATTGTGTATCCATTGAAGATCAAAGATGGGGAGAAGCCAATTCTTGAGAAGCCCATCACTTTCACTGAGATGTATCAGATGAAGATGAGCAAGGACATTGAGCTTGCAGGGCTTAAGAAGAAAGCCCAAGAACAACAAGCCCAAGAGTTTCTTCGATAA
- the LOC120069024 gene encoding translocase of chloroplast 34, with translation MASQVVREWIGINKFAMATQDKLLELLGKLKQNVNTLTILVMGKGGVGKSSTVNSLIGERAVSVSPFQSEVPRPVMVSRSRAGFTLNIIDTPGIIEGGYINDQALEIIKRFLLNKTIDILLYVDRLDAYRVDNLEKQVIKAITDSFGKAIWNRALVVLTHAQFSPPDGLPYDEFVSRRSEALLKTVRSGASINKNDIQGSKIPVVLVENSGRCNQNEKDEKVLPNGIAWIPHLVETITTVVLNGSKSICVDKKLIEGPNPNQRGKLLIPFIFALQYLFVVKPIERAIRSDISKESRPSWEMRDTSLSSRKY, from the exons ATGGCATCTCAGGTTGTCCGTGAGTGGATTGGAATTAACAAGTTTGCAATGGCTACACAAGACAAATTACTTGAGTTGCTGGGAAAACTGAAGCAg AATGTCAACACATTGACAATACTTGTAATGGGGAAGGGTGGGGTTGGAAAATCATCCACTGTGAATTCCCTTATTGGTGAAAGAGCTGTATCTGTTAGTCCTTTTCAG TCAGAAGTGCCAAGGCCTGTGATGGTTTCTCGCTCAAGGGCTGGATTTACATTAAACATCATTGATACACCGGGCATCATAGAAGGAGGTTATATCAATGACCAGGCTCTTGAGATCATAAAACG CTTTCTTTTGAATAAGACCATAGATATTCTTCTCTATGTGGACCGGTTGGATGCATATAGAGTAGATAACTTGGAAAAGCAGGTTATTAAGGCCATAACAGACAGCTTCGGTAAAGCAATATGGAATAGGGCTTTGGTCGTTCTCACTCATGCCCAATTTTCCCCACCAGATGGATTGCCATATGATGAATTTGTTTCCAGAAGATCAGAAGCTCTACTGAAAACTGTCCGATCTGGTGCCTCTATCAACAAAAATGATATCCAG GGGTCGAAGATTCCAGTTGTTTTGGTTGAGAACAGTGGACGGTGCAACCAGAATGAGAAAGATGAAAAG GTTCTTCCAAATGGGATTGCTTGGATTCCTCACTTGGTTGAGACAATCACCACAGTGGTGTTGAATGGAAGCAAGTCtatttgtgttgataaaaagtTGATCGAAGGCCCAAACCCCAATCAGAGGGGGAAGTTGCTGATTCCCTTTATTTTTGCACTCCAA TATCTCTTCGTTGTCAAACCTATCGAGCGAGCAATAAGAAGTGATATATCAAAAGAAAGTAGACCGTCGTGGGAGATGCGTGATACGAGCTTGTCCAGCCGCAAGTACTGA
- the LOC120069012 gene encoding ferredoxin--NADP reductase, leaf isozyme, chloroplastic, whose product MAAAVTAAVSFPSKSSSLPSRTPLISPDRIFLKKVPVFYHGGRAAVGPIRAQVTTEAPAKVEKESKKQEEGIVVNKFKPKSPYVGRCLLNTKITGDDAPGETWHMVFSTEGEVPYKEGQSIGVIADGEDKNGKPHKLRLYSIASSALGDFGDSKTVSLCVKRLVYTNEQGEIVKGVCSNFLCDLKPGAEVKITGPVGKEMLMPKDPNATVIMLATGTGIAPFRSFLWKMFFEKHEDYKFNGLAWLFLGVPTSSSLLYKEEFEKMKEKYPDNFKLDFAVSREQTNEQGEKMYIQTRMAQYAEELWELLKKDNTFVYMCGLKGMEKGIDDIMVSLAARDGIDWMEYKRQLKKSEQWNVEVY is encoded by the exons ATGGCTGCCGCTGTAACTGCTGCCGTTTCTTTCCCTTCCAAATCCTCTTCTCTCCCTTCCAGAACTCCTCTGATTTCCCCCGACAGAATCTTCCTCAAGAAG GTTCCGGTGTTTTACCATGGCGGAAGAGCCGCGGTGGGTCCGATTAGAGCTCAAGTGACTACGGAGGCTCCGGCGAAGGTGGAAAAAGAGTCGAAGAAGCAAGAGGAAGGAATCGTGGTTAATAAGTTTAAACCTAAGAGTCCGTACGTCGGACGATGCCTTTTGAACACCAAAATCACCGGCGATGACGCTCCCGGCGAGACTTGGCATATGGTATTCAGTACTGAAG GGGAAGTGCCCTACAAAGAAGGGCAATCAATTGGGGTAATTGCTGATGGAGAGGACAAGAATGGGAAGCCTCACAAATTGAGATTATACTCTATTGCCAGCAGTGCCCTTGGTGACTTTGGTGACTCCAAGACT GTTTCTCTATGTGTGAAGAGGCTGGTGTACACCAATGAACAAGGAGAGATTGTCAAAGGAGTTTGCTCTAACTTCTTAT GTGACCTAAAACCTGGAGCAGAGGTGAAGATAACAGGACCTGTGGGAAAAGAAATGCTTATGCCTAAAGATCCCAATGCTACAGTTATCATG CTTGCAACTGGAACTGGAATTGCTCCATTCAGATCATTCTTATGGAAAATGTTCTTTGAGAAGCATGAAGACTACAAG TTCAATGGTTTGGCATGGCTCTTCTTGGGTGTCCCAACAAGTAGCTCACTTCTCTACAAAGAG gaatttgaaaaaatgaaagaaaagtatCCCGACAACTTTAAGTTAGACTTTGCAGTTAGTCGAGAGCAAACGAACGAGCAGGGTGAGAAAATGTACATTCAAACTAGAATGGCTCAATATGCTGAGGAGCTTTGGGAATTATTGAAGAAGGACAATACCTTTGTCTACATGTGTGGACTTAAGGGCATGGAGAAGGGAATTGATGACATTATGGTCTCTTTGGCTGCTAGAGATG gTATTGATTGGATGGAATACAAGAGGCAATTGAAGAAATCAGAGCAATGGAATGTGgaagtttattaa